The Romeriopsis navalis LEGE 11480 genome segment TTTGCCAATTGTCACCATTCCGACTTCTGGGGCGACCTGTGCGGCTTGGACCGCCCTGTCGAATATTTATTCGGAGCAAGGGGCATTTCAGTATGATGTGGCCTTGCCCACTTGCCCCGAGTTACTGGTGCTGGACTATGACTTGATTGCCACCGCGCCCCAACGGACTTTAGTGGCGGGAATTGGTGATGCGATCGCCAAGTGGTATGAAGCTTCGGTCAGTAGTGGTCAGTCGGAGCGGACATTGCTGATCAATGCGGTGCAGCAGGCACGGGTGCTACGGGATATTTTGTTCCAGAAATCGGTAGCGGCACTGGCGAATCCCGGTACGCCAGTTTGGTGCGATGTGGTAGATGCCACGGTGCTGATGGCTGGCGTGACCGGCGGAATCGGGGGGGCGCAATGTCGGACGGTCGCCGCCCATGCGGTGCATAACGGGTTGACCCAATTGTCGGCGAGTCATGACATGCTGCACGGTGAGAAAGTCGCCTACGGCATTTTGGTGCAGCTCCGGCTCGAGGAAATGTTGCAAGGTAATCAACTGGCGTCGTCGTCGCGGCAGCAGCTGATCAAGTTTTATCGGGCGATAGGCTTGCCGCGCACGTTGACGGATTTAGGGTTGGCCGATTGTACGATCGCGCAATTGCACCAGGTGGCAGAAGTTGCTTGTCAGCCACAGTCGGATATTCATCGGTTGCCATTTGACGTAACGCCAGTGCAGTTGTTGGCGGCGATGGTGTCAACGACTGCGCCGGTTGCCGTTGCCAGCGGGCTGAATGAATCGGAAATTGCGGCGAGCAGCAGCTAAGCGCTGATTCGCTGGGTGAATCTGATGCGGGGATCGCCGAACTTTGCGACTATTAACAATCTTATGGTTGCTTGGTCAGCCCCCACATCAGGTATGGTTTAATTTGGCTTAACTTGCTTCTGGTTGGATAACTTCTACTCATGAGTCTTTCTTGGATCTCCACTGCCGATCGTTTGAAGGCGCTGCCTCAATACGTATTTGCCCGTTTAGATGAATTGAAATCAAATGCCCGCGCCCAGGGTGTGGACTTAATTGATTTGGGGATGGGTAACCCCGATGGTGCGACTCCACAGCCAGTGGTTGAAGCGGCCAAGGCCGCAATCCAAAATCAAGCGAATCATGGTTATCCTCCCTTTGAGGGCACAGCGAATTTTCGGAAAGCGATTACGGATTGGTACTACCGGCGCTATAGTGTGCCGCTTGATCCTGATGGCGAAGCGCTGCCACTCCTGGGTTCCAAGGAAGGTTTGACCCATTTGGCCTTGGCCTACATCAACCCCGGCGATACGATTTTGGTACCGAGTCCTTCTTATCCGCCGCATTTTCGGGGACCGTTGCTAGCGGGGGCAGACTTATACCCCTTGATTTTGCAAGCAGCGAACAATTGGCTGATTGATTTTGCAGCGATTCCTGAGGACGTTGCCCAGCGTGCCAAAATTCTCTACTTCAACTATCCCAGTAATCCGACGGCGTCCACGGCACCCCGTGAGTTCTTTGAGGAAGCAGTGGCCTGGGCGAAAAAGTATGAAATTATGCTGGTTCATGATATGGCTTATGCCGAATTAGCGTTTGATGGCTATCAGCCCACGAGCCTCTTGGAGATTCCCGGTGCGAAGGATATTGGGGTGGAATTCCATACCATGTCCAAAACTTACAATATGGCTGGCTGGCGGATTGGATTTGTGGTCGGTAATCGCCACATCATTCAGGGGTTGCGGACGCTGAAGACGAATATGGACTATGGCCTGTTCTCGGCCTTGCAAACGGCGGCCGAAACGGCGTTAAATTTGCCAGATAGCTACTTAACTGAGGTGCAGCAGCTGTATATTGAACGGCGCGATTTCTTGATTGAGCGGTTTGGTCAGCTGGGGTGGACGATTCCGAAGACGAAGGCCACGATGTATTTGTGGATTCCTTGCCCGATCGGCGTTAGTTCGACTGATTTTGCTTTAGGTTTAATGCAGAAAACAGGTGTGGTGATGACACCTGGCAATGCTTTTGGTGAAGGGGGCGAAGGCTATGCGCGCATTAGTTTGATTGCGGATCTACCCCGTCTGGGTGAAGCCCTCGATCGTATTGCTGCTGCCGGTGTGCGCTATGACCACTTTGATTTGAGTCATTAAATTTGCGGCATTCAAAATTTAAATGTGGCAAGTCAGAGAAACGGCTAGTTTTTGGCTGGTTTACCGATCCGTTTGAGCTGGAGCTGCGCGTCAGGTCGAACTTGGACAAATGTGGTGATATGCGCTTGGTTTTGACTGAAGTTTAGGCTGAGAATTCGGGCTGTAATGCCGGATTTTTCGAGTCGATCGAGGTTGAGCTGTTGGTTCACCCCCGCAATCAGGCGGCGGGTCAGCGGAGCGTAGATTGGTTGCTCGTTGGTCGTGATATTGGTGTTGGTCAGTTGAATTGATTTGCCGGACTGGACGGTTACATCGGTTTCAATTTTGAGTTTGAGTCGGTCTTGATAACCGCGTTCTTGGAGATCCACTTCCACCCGGATGCGTTGCGCACTGAGCAATGCCAGCCGTGGATTGACAAAGGTATATCGCGCAATCTGTTCACTGGCCTGTGAGCCTAAAGCCTGGCCACCCAACTGTTTTAATTGGTTGACGATGGTGGGGGACTGGAGGGCTTGATTGAGATCCTGTTCGGTAAGAACGAGTTTTACCCCCGCTTGCAGCGGTTTTGCTAGTTTTGCTTTGAGTCCGGCTAGGGCGATTGGATCGGTTTCGATTTCTAGGGTGTCAATTCGCAGATCGCGCATCGGAAAGAGGCCCTTACCCGCAATCCGAACTTGATCAATCTTGCCCTGGGCAATTTTGTAACTGGGGGTATTGTCAATTCGGACGGTGAGGTTCTCGACGGTGACAAATTGTTTTTTCAACTGTTGG includes the following:
- a CDS encoding iron-containing alcohol dehydrogenase family protein is translated as MVKTAMTGETPLLDSLTTLAIAPARVMRGRGILEPVSEAIARIGQQPLVIGGDRSLPLIESALLPHLASRGLAVGQGCYGADCSERATRNLQQVAQQHGADVIIAVGGGKAMDTGKLVAHQLDLPIVTIPTSGATCAAWTALSNIYSEQGAFQYDVALPTCPELLVLDYDLIATAPQRTLVAGIGDAIAKWYEASVSSGQSERTLLINAVQQARVLRDILFQKSVAALANPGTPVWCDVVDATVLMAGVTGGIGGAQCRTVAAHAVHNGLTQLSASHDMLHGEKVAYGILVQLRLEEMLQGNQLASSSRQQLIKFYRAIGLPRTLTDLGLADCTIAQLHQVAEVACQPQSDIHRLPFDVTPVQLLAAMVSTTAPVAVASGLNESEIAASSS
- a CDS encoding aspartate aminotransferase → MSLSWISTADRLKALPQYVFARLDELKSNARAQGVDLIDLGMGNPDGATPQPVVEAAKAAIQNQANHGYPPFEGTANFRKAITDWYYRRYSVPLDPDGEALPLLGSKEGLTHLALAYINPGDTILVPSPSYPPHFRGPLLAGADLYPLILQAANNWLIDFAAIPEDVAQRAKILYFNYPSNPTASTAPREFFEEAVAWAKKYEIMLVHDMAYAELAFDGYQPTSLLEIPGAKDIGVEFHTMSKTYNMAGWRIGFVVGNRHIIQGLRTLKTNMDYGLFSALQTAAETALNLPDSYLTEVQQLYIERRDFLIERFGQLGWTIPKTKATMYLWIPCPIGVSSTDFALGLMQKTGVVMTPGNAFGEGGEGYARISLIADLPRLGEALDRIAAAGVRYDHFDLSH
- a CDS encoding LmeA family phospholipid-binding protein — translated: MEFLAVLLSGLIAIISPINFGGEAIATQQLKKQFVTVENLTVRIDNTPSYKIAQGKIDQVRIAGKGLFPMRDLRIDTLEIETDPIALAGLKAKLAKPLQAGVKLVLTEQDLNQALQSPTIVNQLKQLGGQALGSQASEQIARYTFVNPRLALLSAQRIRVEVDLQERGYQDRLKLKIETDVTVQSGKSIQLTNTNITTNEQPIYAPLTRRLIAGVNQQLNLDRLEKSGITARILSLNFSQNQAHITTFVQVRPDAQLQLKRIGKPAKN